The Plasmodium malariae genome assembly, contig: PmUG01_00_3, whole genome shotgun sequence genome has a segment encoding these proteins:
- the PmUG01_00014000 gene encoding fam-l protein: MEKNIKSLLFINVASFIFLICIWNFTNDRCLLNKCLDEYRNHDKKLCRKTFRLLANCKGDNYSAMIGLKEEMPNNTVKEKKDIYIYENEPKKEMKQTNRNLLCTYVENKQDMKNKSCIFETRKYSRLEKKIFKELDYEDFLKNNRNISDKLYKKIMRKKCGKRFSLPLLLLSLLLVSLILDLSCDFGLVRGLYKVIYHFSPPVSRPFGTSVKIVISPFIRSLYDSLTNSPFKWLFDKVVLVKNSRYVNYCVSNFFSFIIYVIPFIILGATLILALVYYHKKVKKFEKIKFRKR, translated from the exons atggaaaaaaatattaagtcactcttatttattaatgttgcttcttttatctttttaatttgtatatgGAATTTCACCAATGATAGg TGTTTGCTTAATAAATGTTTGGATGAGTACCGTAATCAtgacaaaaaattatgtagaAAAACATTCCGATTACTAGCAAACTGTAAAGGAGATAATTATTCAGCTATGATAGGATTAAAAGAAGAGATGCCAAATAATACtgtgaaggaaaaaaaggacaTCTATATTTATGAGAATGAACctaaaaaggaaatgaaacaaacaaatagaaatttattatgtacatatgtagaGAACAAACaagatatgaaaaataaatcatgtatatttgaaacaagaaaatattctcggttggaaaaaaaaatattcaaagaacttgattatGAAGATTTCCTTAAAAATAACAGAAATATTAGTGATAAgttgtacaaaaaaataatgaggaAAAAATGCGGAAAGCGATTTTCTTTacctttattattgttatcgTTATTATTGGTATCACTCATTTTAGATTTATCTTGTGATTTTGGACTTGTACGAGGATTGTATAAggtaatatatcatttttcgCCTCCAGTTTCAAGACCATTTGGGACTAGCGTAAAAATAGTTATTTCTCCGTTCATACGATCTTTATATGATTCTTTGACTAATTCTCCTTTTAAATGGTTGTTCGATAAAGTGGTATTAGTTAAGAACAGTCGGTATGTGAACTACTGTgtatcaaattttttttccttcataatatatgtcataccatttattatattaggtGCCACACTTATATTAGCGCTagtttattatcataaaaaagttaaaaaatttgaaaaaattaagttcagaaaaagataa
- the PmUG01_00014100 gene encoding fam-m protein: protein MEQKIKSIIRIKISLFILLTWICYFNIVMRNFNTFSDNKCIHNTKLIIINYRILGKYKNDNDSQIVGLKENTSINAEYGKKNMSKKKNGSNRKNEKSNRKLLNKAHYYTEVIDYNNGMFDGKNFHFEKKWLRKKDYDDSLEKQRRISHISLKKIKFRSYGFAVVIFFLFFLFGIGMPILHGLGPLKDMLKSVENLIDAKKHYFYLMLFAFIIIVLGVTLIMTIPKILRNNEKYRRIKLMNE, encoded by the exons atggaacaaaaaattaaatcaaTCATAcgtattaaaatttctttgtTTATCCTCTTAACGTggatatgttattttaacaTTGTCATG AGAAATTTTAACACATTCTCAGATAATAAgtgtatacataatacaaaattaattataattaattatcgAATActaggaaaatataaaaatgataatgattCGCAAATTGTGGggttaaaagaaaatacatcAATCAATGCAGAatacggaaaaaaaaatatgtctAAGAAGAAAAATGGGAGCAAtcgaaaaaacgaaaaatctaatagaaaattattaaataaggcTCATTATTATACAGAAGttatagattataataatggaatgtttgatggaaaaaatttccattttgaaaaaaaatggttaAGGAAAAAAGATTATGATGATTCTCTAGAAAAACAAAGGAGAATTTCtcatatatctttaaaaaaaataaaatttagaagtTACGGATTTGCagttgttatattttttctttttttcttgtttggAATAGGAATGCCCATATTACATGGGTTAGGGCCCTTGAAAGATATGTTGAAATCTGTAGAAAATTTAATAGATGCTAAAAAACATTACTTTTATCTAATGTTATTTGCTTTCATTATTATAGTGTTAGGGGTAACACTTATAATGACGATTCCTAAAAtcttaagaaataatgaaaaatatagaagaatTAAGTTAATGAATGagtaa